A single genomic interval of Bacteroidota bacterium harbors:
- a CDS encoding ATPase has protein sequence MTALNSPDIRELNEKIDKESAFIDLLNLEVRKHIVGQKHMVDSLMIGVLTQGHILLEGVPGLAKTLAIKT, from the coding sequence ATGACAGCCTTAAACTCCCCAGATATAAGGGAATTAAACGAAAAAATTGACAAAGAAAGTGCTTTCATCGATCTATTAAACTTAGAGGTTAGAAAGCACATTGTCGGTCAAAAACACATGGTCGACAGCCTGATGATAGGTGTATTGACACAGGGGCATATTCTTTTAGAAGGAGTTCCCGGACTGGCTAAAACATTGGCTATTAAAACTTT